In Solanum pennellii chromosome 7, SPENNV200, the following are encoded in one genomic region:
- the LOC107024780 gene encoding WAT1-related protein At1g25270-like: MGKICDKVHGLKPIIMMVFIQIGYTGMTLLYKLASNDGMSLRILIAYRFLFASATVLPLALYFDRKSRPKMTWMVMLLAFLSALFGGSMPQNLFAASLVLTSATFATATLNLIPGITFIIATFFRLEKLDLKTREGKAKVLGTLIGIGGAMLLTFYKGLEIKTWSIKLDLKGHVAASHQIQKPYAHILGPILAICSCFSSAVSLIFQAKMSELYPCHFSSTALMSIMGALQAGVYAISTERDWTQWKLGWNLRLFAVLYAGVVASGLAIIFLMFCVRMRGPLFVSIFSPLMLVCVAIAGSLFLNEKLHLGR, from the exons ATGGGGAAGATTTGTGACAAAGTGCATGGTTTAAAGCCAATTATAATGATGGTGTTTATACAAATAGGTTATACAGGAATGACTTTATTGTATAAATTAGCATCAAATGATGGAATGAGTTTAAGGATTTTAATTGCTTATCGATTCCTCTTTGCTTCCGCTACCGTTCTTCCTTTAGCTCTCTACTTTGATAG GAAGAGTAGGCCAAAAATGACATGGATGGTAATGTTGCTTGCGTTTCTTTCTGCACTCTTTGG GGGTTCAATGCCACAAAATTTGTTTGCAGCAAGTTTAGTCCTAACTTCAGCAACTTTTGCTACAGCTACACTTAATCTCATACCCGGCATTACTTTCATTATAGCCACATTCTTTAg GTTGGAGAAGTTGGATTTGAAGACAAGGGAAGGAAAAGCAAAAGTGTTGGGTACATTAATTGGAATAGGTGGGGCTATGCTTCTCACTTTTTACAAAGGCTTGGAAATTAAAACTTGGTCAATTAAACTTGACCTCAAAGGACACGTGGCAGCCTCTCATCAAATCCAAAAACCATATGCTCATATTTTGGGTCCTATTTTGGCTATTTGTAGTTGCTTTTCCTCAGCAGTATCCCTCATTTTTCAG GCCAAAATGAGTGAGTTGTACCCTTGTCATTTTTCTAGCACTGCCTTAATGTCTATTATGGGAGCACTTCAAGCTGGAGTTTATGCCATTTCTACTGAAAGAGATTGGACCCAATGGAAATTAGGATGGAACCTTAGGCTGTTTGCAGTACTTTATGCG GGGGTAGTGGCTTCTGGATTAGCAATcattttcttgatgttttgtGTAAGAATGAGAGGTCCATTGTTTGTGTCCATTTTCAGCCCTTTGATGCTTGTATGTGTTGCCATTGCCGGTTCTTTATTTCTCAATGAGAAATTACACTTGGGAAG GTAA